The Nitrosomonadales bacterium nucleotide sequence ATTTGCGAGAGCACTGGCGAAAGTGAGCTCGCCAAAGCGGAAGAGTTCCTCACAAAGAGGCTAGACGAAGCAAGGCAAGCTCGGGTTTTTGGTATTCGTCCAAAGCGGAGTTTTCGCGCGGCGGCGACCCGATACCTGAACGAAAATAGCCATAAGCGCAGTATCGCAACGGATGCCCACCATTTGAAACTGGTTGACCCTTTTATTGGTAGGCTTTCGTTGGACTCAGTGCATATGGGTACGCTTCAGCAATTCATCAGTGCGAGAAAAAGGGACGGCGTAAAAACCAAGACGATTAACGCATCGTTAGCAGTCATCCGGCATCTGCTGAATATGGCAGCATCAGAGTGGCTGGATGACAACAATCTAACTTGGCTACCCGTTGCCCCAAAGATCAAGCTGCTGAAAGTGACCGATGCACACAAGCCCTATCCGCTGTCTTGGGAAGAGCAAACCGCGTTGTTCACCGAATTGCCCGCCCACCTTCAGCCGATGGCCCTGTTTAAGGTTAATACGGGCTGCCGTGATGGAGAGGTCTGTAGTCTGCGCTGGGACTGGGAGGTAAAAGTAGAAGAGCTGGACACGAGTGTATTCATCATCCCCGATGCATACGTCAAGAATGGTGACGAGCGACTGGTGGTGCTTAATC carries:
- a CDS encoding tyrosine-type recombinase/integrase; protein product: MGRKRAAGLYLRNGVWHIDKQYRGLRICESTGESELAKAEEFLTKRLDEARQARVFGIRPKRSFRAAATRYLNENSHKRSIATDAHHLKLVDPFIGRLSLDSVHMGTLQQFISARKRDGVKTKTINASLAVIRHLLNMAASEWLDDNNLTWLPVAPKIKLLKVTDAHKPYPLSWEEQTALFTELPAHLQPMALFKVNTGCRDGEVCSLRWDWEVKVEELDTSVFIIPDAYVKNGDERLVVLNRVAKSVVAGQRGKHPVYVFTYRGKPIETMNNSGWQHARRRVNLQHVRVHDLKHTFAEILRQRAKAWAHCSVGQLDELVDASNCIADKRSRMNRSLA